The following proteins come from a genomic window of Actinomarinicola tropica:
- a CDS encoding ArsR/SmtB family transcription factor: protein MPSSGPSDARPLSEVKAELFKAMGHPARIRALEVLAEGERSVSELQPLVGIESSHLSQQLGVLRRAGLVTTRREGSNVVYALKDPLVGDLLAVAKRFLLASLTETRDLLADLHAEVEPR from the coding sequence ATGCCGTCATCGGGACCCAGCGACGCCCGACCTCTCTCCGAGGTGAAGGCCGAGCTGTTCAAAGCCATGGGCCACCCGGCGCGCATCCGCGCGCTCGAGGTGCTCGCCGAGGGCGAGCGCTCGGTGTCCGAGCTCCAGCCCCTGGTGGGGATCGAGTCGTCGCACCTCTCCCAGCAGCTCGGCGTCCTCCGCCGCGCCGGGCTCGTCACGACCCGCCGCGAGGGCTCCAACGTCGTCTACGCGCTGAAGGACCCGCTCGTCGGCGACCTCCTCGCTGTGGCCAAGCGGTTCCTCCTCGCATCCCTCACCGAGACCCGCGACCTGCTCGCCGACCTGCACGCCGAGGTCGAGCCCCGGTGA